A segment of the Oncorhynchus clarkii lewisi isolate Uvic-CL-2024 chromosome 11, UVic_Ocla_1.0, whole genome shotgun sequence genome:
CCCCCCTTCCTAAATTTCGCTGCAGACTCCTCTCGGTCATCCTCTCGCATTTGTTTGTTTACAGCTTTGTTGACGTCCAGACGAGGTTTCTTACTGTCCATCACCTTGAGCAGATCCAGCTGCCTCTGCTTTTCACTGGAAAAGTTACCGATGACAGGCTGGAATTTCCTCTTCTTCCCGGTGTTTCTGGGAGCTTTCTCCTTCGGTAGGCGGTCTTGGAATTTACCTGCGGAAGCTGTGGATACCTTGGCCACATTGACAGCCCTACTCAGGTCAGTTGTGGATTGCTGCGCGGTCGGTGTGAGTCCAACACCTGGTACTTTGATCTTCTGTGCTCTGGCTATGTTCCTCAGGCGATGCAGCTCGTTTTTTGCAACCTTCTCCTTCTTGGCTTTGTTCCGTTTGGCAAATTGGTCCTCGTTGGGGTCGGCTGTTTCGGGGACCTCAATTAGCCACTCTTTCGTGCCATCATTAACACGTTTGTAGCCCCAACGCCGCTTCCACTCTTTGGCAACATCGTCCCATACCAGGTTAgttttcttcttcttttggaTCCCCTTCAATTTGGCGAATTCCTCCCATTTGGTTGGAGGCCTGGGCTTCGGTGGGGGCTTCTCTCTCGGCAGTGCAGTGGTCGGCTCGGGTAGTTTGACTACGAttacctcctctactctctctgtgggA
Coding sequences within it:
- the LOC139420627 gene encoding ribosome biogenesis regulatory protein homolog, with translation MSDMLPKMAACSIEDVLAKAEQDEAEKLKSITVQKELDLEFDIGNLVAYDKNRIDIRQFREQKKDDFLRSLARDNTQLLINEIWKHPTERVEEVIVVKLPEPTTALPREKPPPKPRPPTKWEEFAKLKGIQKKKKTNLVWDDVAKEWKRRWGYKRVNDGTKEWLIEVPETADPNEDQFAKRNKAKKEKVAKNELHRLRNIARAQKIKVPGVGLTPTAQQSTTDLSRAVNVAKVSTASAGKFQDRLPKEKAPRNTGKKRKFQPVIGNFSSEKQRQLDLLKVMDSKKPRLDVNKAVNKQMREDDREESAAKFRKGGKKGRKGGNFSGKGGGGKGKGGGKGKGGGGKGRAGGKGQGPPGGKKGAGKR